From one Burkholderia latens genomic stretch:
- a CDS encoding (2Fe-2S)-binding protein, with protein MTSVSRSTDAADDGAQFVRVAERERDAVAFTLDGRPAHALAGDTVLTAILVAQRRVRVSEFSGKPRAGFCLIGACQDCWVRTEAGARVRACSTPIAAGMRILTNAQPAAAGDAS; from the coding sequence ATGACTTCCGTATCCCGTTCAACCGATGCCGCCGACGACGGCGCGCAGTTCGTGCGCGTTGCCGAGCGCGAGCGCGACGCCGTCGCATTCACGCTCGACGGCCGGCCTGCACACGCACTCGCCGGCGACACCGTGCTTACCGCGATCCTCGTCGCGCAACGCCGTGTGCGCGTGAGCGAATTCAGCGGCAAGCCGCGCGCGGGCTTCTGCCTGATCGGCGCGTGCCAGGACTGCTGGGTGCGCACCGAAGCCGGTGCGCGCGTGCGCGCATGCTCGACCCCGATCGCCGCGGGCATGCGGATTCTCACGAATGCGCAGCCCGCCGCAGCCGGAGACGCATCATGA
- a CDS encoding porin: MTEMMRTMDGSGRSARRGAAVAIAIAFAGAAHAQSTVTLYGIVDAGVTYANNVKGHALWQFTGGNESGPRWGLIGSEDLGGGLKANFRLENGFNVANGALGQGGRMFGRSAWVGLSGANWGAVTLGRQYNSTQDILGSLQMSSFLAQYSTHPFDNDDINNTFRTNNAIKYVSPTIAGLQANLMYGFSNATGFANDNSWSAGLTYVHGPLNAGAAYARVNHPAASATGAVASDNYYPGAASVFGAGLSGAVRQQIWGAGASYTIGPATLGLLYTGSNFGQATGGALRFGNYEGSVRYLITPALMAAAGYTYTKVARGDDGGHYQQVSAGLQYLLSKRTDVYVNGFFQKASSGVGHAWIDGTDGPSSTQSQVAVVVGIRQKF, encoded by the coding sequence ATGACGGAGATGATGCGAACGATGGACGGGAGCGGGCGTAGCGCGCGCAGAGGCGCGGCCGTCGCCATCGCGATCGCGTTTGCCGGCGCCGCGCACGCGCAGTCGACGGTCACGCTGTACGGGATCGTCGACGCCGGCGTGACCTACGCGAACAACGTGAAGGGCCATGCGCTGTGGCAATTCACGGGCGGCAACGAATCGGGGCCGCGCTGGGGCCTGATCGGCAGCGAGGATCTCGGCGGCGGGCTGAAGGCGAACTTCCGGCTCGAGAACGGCTTCAACGTCGCGAACGGCGCGCTCGGGCAGGGCGGACGGATGTTCGGACGCTCCGCGTGGGTCGGCCTGAGCGGCGCGAACTGGGGCGCGGTGACGCTCGGCCGCCAGTACAACTCGACGCAGGACATCCTCGGCTCGCTGCAGATGAGCAGCTTTCTCGCGCAGTACTCGACGCACCCGTTCGACAACGACGACATCAACAACACGTTCCGCACCAACAACGCGATCAAGTACGTATCGCCGACGATCGCCGGGCTGCAGGCGAATCTGATGTACGGGTTCTCGAACGCGACGGGCTTCGCGAACGACAACAGCTGGAGCGCCGGGCTCACGTACGTACACGGGCCGCTCAATGCCGGCGCCGCGTACGCGCGCGTGAACCATCCGGCGGCCAGCGCGACGGGCGCGGTCGCGTCCGACAACTACTACCCGGGCGCGGCGTCGGTGTTCGGCGCCGGCTTGTCGGGCGCGGTGCGCCAGCAGATCTGGGGCGCCGGCGCGAGCTACACGATCGGGCCGGCGACGCTCGGGCTGCTGTACACCGGTTCGAATTTCGGCCAGGCGACGGGCGGCGCGCTGCGCTTTGGCAACTACGAAGGCAGCGTGCGATACCTGATCACGCCCGCGCTGATGGCCGCAGCCGGCTACACCTATACGAAGGTCGCGCGCGGCGACGACGGCGGCCACTATCAGCAGGTGTCGGCGGGCTTGCAGTACCTGCTGTCGAAGCGCACCGACGTGTACGTGAACGGCTTCTTCCAGAAGGCGTCGTCCGGTGTCGGTCACGCGTGGATCGACGGCACCGACGGGCCGTCGTCGACGCAATCGCAGGTCGCGGTGGTGGTCGGCATTCGCCAGAAGTTCTGA
- a CDS encoding IclR family transcriptional regulator, which yields MQESPLRGTSRGARMPHPDDDAAANAAGAPGSGMLQRAFAILRALAGMQQDGVRVTHLAKAVGLTQGTAHRILQSLIAEGMVEQDEQSKLYRLSVDFFALAALAGNPSSMRTLCRPALLRLCASLGETIFLLVKSGFDAVCLDLCEGPFPIRSFTGDIGGRIALGVGQGSLAILAFLPEAEREEVIRFNVPRIRGYGVLDEVYLRTEIERVRQLGYAGRNSGVLDGMAGVAVPILDRTGYPVGALSVGTLASRLGDDRMPMVVELLRRQADAIGPRTNPFDAALRRPMHGLSGKTA from the coding sequence ATGCAGGAATCCCCTTTGCGCGGAACGTCGCGTGGCGCGCGCATGCCGCATCCGGACGACGACGCAGCAGCGAACGCAGCCGGCGCGCCGGGCAGCGGCATGCTGCAGCGCGCGTTCGCGATTCTGCGCGCACTGGCCGGCATGCAGCAGGACGGCGTGCGCGTCACGCACCTCGCGAAGGCGGTCGGCCTGACGCAGGGCACCGCGCACCGGATCCTGCAGTCGCTGATCGCCGAGGGAATGGTTGAGCAGGACGAGCAATCGAAACTGTATCGACTGAGTGTCGATTTCTTCGCGCTTGCCGCGCTGGCCGGTAATCCGAGCAGCATGCGCACGTTGTGCCGGCCTGCGCTGCTGCGGCTGTGCGCGAGCCTCGGCGAGACGATCTTCCTGCTCGTGAAGAGCGGCTTCGACGCAGTGTGCCTCGATCTGTGCGAAGGCCCGTTTCCGATCCGCTCGTTTACCGGCGACATCGGCGGGCGCATCGCGCTCGGCGTCGGGCAGGGCAGCCTCGCGATCCTCGCGTTCCTGCCCGAAGCGGAGCGCGAGGAAGTGATCCGCTTCAACGTGCCGCGCATTCGCGGCTACGGCGTGCTCGACGAGGTGTACCTGCGCACCGAGATCGAACGCGTGCGGCAACTCGGCTACGCAGGCCGCAACAGCGGCGTGCTCGACGGGATGGCCGGCGTTGCGGTGCCGATCCTCGATCGCACCGGCTACCCGGTCGGTGCGCTGAGCGTCGGCACGCTCGCGTCGCGGCTCGGCGACGACCGGATGCCGATGGTCGTCGAATTGTTGCGCCGCCAGGCCGATGCGATTGGCCCGCGTACGAATCCGTTCGACGCCGCGCTGCGTCGGCCGATGCACGGGCTCTCCGGGAAAACCGCATAG
- a CDS encoding ABC transporter substrate-binding protein, producing the protein MKLLGTIAAAAALCVAGVGAPAPAFAQAKTIYIGMNGGPMEKAYTSQVLPDFEKANNVKVVVVPGTSSDVLAKLLANRNKPQIHVAFLDDGVMARAVSLGVCQKLDDSPVLKELYPFARMKDDVGAGVQLGMTGIAYNKKLFADKGWAPPTSWMDFADPKYKGKVVFQSASSSTFGLHGFLAINRLLGGNEQNVEPGFSKWASTVGPNVVEYIPNSAKISEMVQTGEAGLFPLTPTGVGDLQDKGIPVAYANPKEGPVLLLVDLCVVANNPDPQLAQRLAQFLLSAPAQTKAADAGKQIPTNRLAKMPAAMQQSLGSVDDLVRKVTVVDWTAINARRAQWDTRWNRQIER; encoded by the coding sequence ATGAAACTGCTCGGAACGATCGCGGCGGCTGCCGCACTGTGCGTGGCGGGCGTCGGCGCACCGGCGCCCGCGTTCGCGCAAGCGAAGACGATCTACATCGGCATGAACGGCGGCCCGATGGAAAAGGCCTATACGAGCCAGGTGCTGCCCGACTTCGAGAAGGCGAACAACGTGAAGGTCGTCGTCGTGCCCGGCACGTCGTCGGACGTGCTCGCGAAGCTGCTCGCGAACCGCAACAAGCCGCAGATCCACGTCGCGTTCCTCGACGACGGCGTGATGGCGCGCGCAGTCAGCCTCGGCGTGTGCCAGAAGCTCGACGATTCGCCGGTGCTGAAGGAGTTGTACCCGTTCGCGCGGATGAAGGACGACGTCGGCGCAGGCGTGCAGCTCGGAATGACCGGCATCGCGTACAACAAGAAGCTGTTCGCGGACAAGGGCTGGGCGCCGCCGACGTCGTGGATGGATTTCGCCGATCCGAAATACAAGGGCAAGGTCGTGTTCCAGTCCGCGTCGAGCAGCACGTTCGGGCTGCATGGCTTCCTCGCGATCAACCGGCTGCTCGGCGGCAACGAACAGAACGTCGAGCCGGGCTTCAGCAAGTGGGCGAGCACGGTCGGGCCGAACGTCGTCGAATACATTCCGAACTCGGCGAAGATCTCCGAGATGGTGCAGACGGGCGAAGCCGGCCTGTTCCCGCTGACGCCGACCGGCGTCGGCGATCTGCAGGACAAGGGCATTCCGGTCGCGTATGCGAATCCGAAGGAAGGCCCGGTGCTGCTGCTCGTCGATCTGTGCGTGGTCGCGAACAATCCGGATCCGCAGCTCGCGCAGAGGCTCGCGCAGTTCCTGCTGTCCGCGCCCGCGCAGACGAAGGCGGCCGACGCCGGCAAGCAGATCCCGACCAACCGTCTCGCGAAGATGCCGGCGGCGATGCAGCAAAGCCTCGGCAGCGTCGACGATCTGGTGCGCAAGG
- a CDS encoding ABC transporter permease — protein MAQPTRPLPSAAAAAPSDTAPRGAAGGRALRATWRAHAPLWLMCAPAFALFAALVLVPLAMTFVLTFYRYDPATGPIAAFHFGNYAEVLGASYFHTIFARTFGIAALTTAICVAIGTPEAYVLSKMRDPWRSLFLLVILAPLLVSVVVRAFGWSMLLNTSGLVNQTLALVGLGPYKLEYTTFAIVIALVHVMLPFMVIPVWTALQRLDPQTEHAALSLGASPFTTLRRIVVPQLMPGVLSGSLMVFGLSASAFAIPGLLGGRRLKVAATTVYDEFLGSLNWPLGATIAVLLLVANLVVMLTYYRVLERRYARTLGGASR, from the coding sequence ATGGCACAGCCGACCCGCCCGCTGCCGAGCGCAGCCGCAGCCGCGCCGTCCGATACCGCACCGCGCGGTGCGGCCGGCGGCCGCGCGCTGCGCGCGACATGGCGCGCGCATGCGCCGCTGTGGCTGATGTGCGCACCCGCGTTCGCGCTGTTCGCCGCGCTCGTGCTCGTGCCGCTCGCAATGACGTTCGTGCTGACGTTCTACCGTTACGATCCGGCCACCGGCCCGATCGCCGCGTTCCACTTCGGCAACTACGCGGAAGTGCTCGGCGCATCGTACTTCCATACGATCTTCGCGCGCACGTTCGGCATCGCCGCGCTCACGACCGCGATCTGCGTCGCGATCGGCACGCCGGAAGCATACGTGCTGTCGAAAATGCGCGATCCGTGGCGTTCGCTGTTCCTGCTCGTCATCCTCGCGCCGCTGCTCGTGTCGGTCGTCGTGCGCGCGTTTGGCTGGAGCATGCTGCTGAACACGAGCGGCCTCGTGAACCAGACGCTCGCGCTCGTCGGCCTCGGCCCGTACAAGCTCGAATACACGACGTTCGCGATCGTGATCGCGCTCGTGCACGTGATGCTGCCGTTCATGGTGATCCCGGTGTGGACCGCATTGCAGCGGCTCGATCCGCAGACCGAGCATGCGGCGCTGTCGCTCGGCGCGTCGCCCTTCACCACACTGCGCCGCATCGTCGTGCCGCAACTGATGCCCGGCGTGCTGTCCGGCAGCCTGATGGTGTTCGGGCTATCGGCAAGCGCGTTCGCGATTCCCGGCCTGCTCGGCGGCCGGCGCCTCAAGGTCGCGGCAACCACCGTCTACGACGAGTTCCTCGGTTCGCTGAACTGGCCGCTCGGCGCGACGATCGCGGTGCTGCTGCTCGTCGCGAACCTGGTCGTGATGCTCACCTACTACCGCGTGCTCGAACGCCGCTACGCGCGCACCCTCGGAGGCGCTTCCCGATGA
- a CDS encoding sodium:solute symporter family protein, which produces MNASIIIIAAFAVFALAIGVMARRGRKLTLEQWAVGGRGFGSLLTFLLMAGEAFSTFSFLGASGWTYSKGVPAFYILSYGCLAFVIGYWMLPAVWRYAKARGLVSFADYFASKYDSRAIGVLVSVVAVFAMVSLLMIQLRGLGVIVSEMSYGLIPQAAAIWIAATLMAVYMVVSGIHGSASIAIFKDVLILAIAIFLGLYLPIHYYGGLGEMFAKIDAAHPELLRMPEHGFNLSWYNSTILLTSLGYYLYPHGFTAIYVAKDERALRRNVILMPLYQVLIAFLFLVGFAAVMTVQGLEGAQTDLALLRLVKQTFPAWFVGIVGGTGLLTALVPGSLIMLNASTTIARNIYREGFAPHATDRQVTRVARIALPIFTLVVVYFVLRGGATFVTLAIFSSSLLTQLVPMLASSFLKRPFGTREGAFAGIVAGAIVIAMTNYYGVTLASLFPGASSTLTSINPGLVALVANAVVFIAISAVQRKLKARVSAPARSA; this is translated from the coding sequence ATGAATGCATCGATCATCATCATCGCGGCGTTCGCCGTGTTCGCGCTCGCGATCGGCGTGATGGCGCGGCGCGGCCGCAAGCTCACGCTTGAACAGTGGGCAGTGGGAGGGCGCGGTTTCGGTTCGCTGCTCACGTTCCTGCTGATGGCCGGCGAGGCGTTCTCGACGTTCTCGTTCCTCGGTGCGAGCGGCTGGACCTACAGCAAGGGCGTGCCCGCGTTCTACATCCTGTCGTACGGCTGCCTCGCATTTGTGATCGGTTACTGGATGCTGCCTGCGGTGTGGCGCTACGCGAAGGCGCGCGGGCTCGTGTCGTTCGCCGACTACTTCGCGTCGAAATACGACAGCCGCGCGATCGGCGTGCTCGTGTCGGTGGTCGCCGTGTTCGCGATGGTGTCGCTGTTGATGATCCAGCTTCGCGGCCTCGGCGTGATCGTGTCGGAGATGTCGTACGGGCTGATTCCGCAGGCGGCCGCGATCTGGATTGCCGCGACGCTGATGGCCGTGTACATGGTCGTGTCTGGCATTCACGGCTCGGCGAGCATCGCGATCTTCAAGGACGTGCTGATTCTGGCGATCGCGATCTTCCTCGGCCTGTATCTGCCGATCCACTACTACGGCGGCCTGGGCGAGATGTTTGCGAAGATCGACGCCGCGCATCCCGAACTGCTGCGCATGCCCGAGCACGGTTTCAACCTCAGCTGGTACAACTCGACGATCCTGCTCACGTCGCTCGGCTACTACCTGTACCCGCACGGCTTCACCGCGATCTACGTCGCGAAGGACGAACGCGCGTTGCGCCGCAACGTGATCCTGATGCCGCTGTACCAGGTGCTGATCGCGTTCCTGTTTCTCGTCGGCTTCGCGGCCGTGATGACCGTGCAAGGGCTCGAAGGCGCACAGACCGACCTCGCGCTGCTGCGGCTGGTGAAGCAGACGTTCCCGGCATGGTTCGTCGGCATCGTCGGCGGCACGGGACTTCTGACCGCGCTGGTGCCGGGCTCGCTGATCATGCTGAACGCATCGACGACGATCGCACGCAACATCTATCGGGAAGGCTTCGCACCTCATGCGACCGATCGCCAGGTAACGCGCGTCGCGCGGATCGCGCTGCCGATCTTCACGCTGGTGGTCGTGTATTTCGTGCTGCGCGGGGGCGCGACGTTCGTCACGCTCGCGATCTTCTCGTCGAGCCTGCTCACGCAGCTCGTGCCGATGCTCGCGTCGAGCTTTCTGAAGCGGCCGTTCGGTACGCGCGAAGGCGCGTTCGCCGGGATCGTGGCCGGCGCGATCGTGATCGCAATGACGAACTACTACGGCGTGACGCTCGCGTCGCTGTTCCCCGGCGCGTCGAGCACGCTGACGTCGATCAATCCGGGGCTCGTCGCGCTTGTCGCGAACGCAGTAGTGTTCATCGCGATCAGCGCGGTGCAGCGCAAGCTGAAGGCGCGGGTGTCCGCGCCGGCCCGCTCCGCGTAA
- a CDS encoding NAD(P)/FAD-dependent oxidoreductase: MSDALRPVIVGAGPAGVRAAEALVDAGLRPVVIDENARWGGQIYRQPPAAGAFSRGKRALYGFDAAKADAVHRTMAALLPYVDYRPNTLAWACGAGRVDTLQDGRETTVPFSHLIVASGATDRMLPVPGWTLAGVYTLGGAQVALKSQGCAIGSRIVFAGTGPLLYLVAYQYAKAGAHVAAVLDTSPLRRQAAAAPALLRMPSSFAKGLYYIGWLRAHGVAIETGVTLERVLGERHVTALAWRAAANDAPPRLIECDALGLGFGLRAETQLADLAGCRFRFDPLDGAWLPERDSAGRTSVRGIYVAGDGAGIAGADAAEASGRRAALALLDDAGIAKPRPSPELSAKPDAAALERTLARHRAFRVGLEAAFAPPATLAAGCPDDTIVCRCEEIDAGALRRCIRGGEATELNRLKALTRAGMGRCQGRMCGDATALVLAAETGRPLAEVGRLRAQPPVKPFPISAALAGDDVAAIPDEARDE, encoded by the coding sequence ATGAGCGATGCACTGCGACCGGTGATCGTCGGCGCGGGGCCGGCCGGCGTGCGCGCGGCCGAGGCGCTCGTCGACGCGGGGCTGCGCCCGGTCGTGATCGACGAAAACGCGCGCTGGGGCGGGCAGATCTATCGCCAGCCGCCGGCCGCCGGCGCATTCTCGCGCGGCAAGCGCGCGCTGTACGGCTTCGACGCAGCGAAAGCTGATGCCGTACACCGGACGATGGCCGCGCTGCTGCCGTACGTCGACTATCGACCGAACACGCTCGCATGGGCGTGCGGTGCAGGCCGCGTCGACACGTTGCAGGACGGCCGCGAGACGACCGTGCCGTTCTCGCATCTGATCGTCGCGAGCGGCGCGACCGACCGCATGCTGCCGGTGCCGGGGTGGACGCTCGCCGGTGTCTACACGCTCGGCGGCGCGCAGGTCGCGCTGAAGTCGCAGGGCTGCGCAATCGGCAGCCGCATCGTGTTCGCCGGCACCGGGCCGCTGCTGTATCTCGTCGCGTATCAGTACGCGAAGGCCGGCGCACACGTCGCGGCCGTGCTCGATACGAGTCCGCTGCGCCGGCAGGCCGCGGCCGCACCGGCACTGTTGCGGATGCCGTCGTCCTTCGCAAAGGGGCTGTATTACATCGGCTGGCTGCGCGCACACGGCGTCGCGATCGAAACCGGCGTCACGCTCGAGCGTGTGCTCGGCGAGCGGCACGTCACCGCGCTTGCATGGCGCGCAGCGGCCAACGACGCGCCGCCGCGGCTGATCGAATGCGACGCGCTCGGCCTCGGCTTCGGGCTGCGCGCCGAAACGCAGCTCGCCGATCTCGCCGGGTGCCGGTTCCGTTTCGATCCGCTCGACGGCGCATGGCTGCCGGAACGCGATTCGGCCGGCCGCACGTCGGTGCGCGGCATCTATGTCGCGGGCGACGGCGCCGGAATCGCCGGCGCGGACGCGGCCGAGGCATCCGGGCGCCGCGCAGCACTCGCGCTGCTCGACGACGCGGGGATCGCGAAGCCGCGACCATCGCCGGAGCTGTCGGCCAAGCCCGATGCCGCTGCACTGGAGCGCACGCTTGCGCGGCATCGCGCATTCCGCGTCGGCCTCGAGGCGGCGTTCGCGCCGCCGGCCACGCTCGCCGCAGGCTGTCCGGACGACACGATCGTGTGCCGTTGCGAGGAAATCGACGCCGGCGCGCTGCGGCGCTGCATTCGCGGCGGCGAAGCAACCGAACTGAACCGGCTGAAAGCGCTCACGCGTGCCGGCATGGGGCGCTGCCAGGGCCGCATGTGCGGCGACGCAACCGCGCTCGTGCTCGCGGCCGAAACCGGTCGGCCGCTCGCCGAGGTCGGCCGGTTGCGCGCACAACCGCCGGTGAAGCCGTTCCCGATCTCGGCTGCGCTCGCGGGCGACGACGTCGCGGCGATTCCCGACGAGGCGCGCGATGAATGA
- a CDS encoding ABC transporter ATP-binding protein: protein MSFLTLTDLTKSFGNLTAVADVNLSVEQGEFVSLLGPSGCGKTTTLQMIAGFVDVTRGRVTLDGRDITHMKPNRRGLGIVFQSYALFPHMSVAENVGFGLDMRGIDKAERADRIRAALALVRLDALAHRYPRELSGGQRQRVAIARAVVIEPPVLLLDEPMSNLDAKLREDMQFELRAIQRKIGTTTIMVTHDQSEALSISDRVVVMEAGRITQTDTPYRAYERPENPFVSQFIGKANLLPGTIVAHDGDAIRIDLGHDLAETGRTAHLPARERDVRIGDAVSVCIRPEKLRLCAPGAGRFAATVTSRFFLGSQWLYRVDSALGEVLVCCQNEGAEPLAEGAPVGVDWHSDAVRVMRREA, encoded by the coding sequence ATGTCGTTTCTCACGCTTACGGATCTGACGAAATCGTTCGGCAACCTCACCGCCGTCGCGGACGTCAACCTGTCGGTCGAGCAAGGCGAGTTCGTGTCGCTGCTCGGGCCGTCAGGCTGCGGCAAGACCACGACGCTGCAGATGATCGCCGGCTTCGTCGACGTCACGCGCGGCCGCGTCACGCTCGACGGGCGGGACATCACGCACATGAAGCCGAACCGCCGCGGGCTCGGCATCGTGTTCCAGAGCTATGCGCTGTTTCCGCACATGAGCGTGGCCGAGAACGTCGGCTTCGGGCTCGACATGCGCGGCATCGACAAGGCCGAGCGCGCGGATCGCATCCGCGCCGCGCTTGCGCTCGTGCGTCTCGACGCGCTCGCGCACCGTTACCCGCGCGAGCTGTCCGGCGGCCAGCGGCAGCGCGTCGCGATCGCGCGCGCGGTCGTGATCGAACCGCCGGTGCTGCTGCTCGACGAGCCGATGTCGAACCTCGACGCGAAGCTGCGCGAGGACATGCAGTTCGAACTGCGTGCGATCCAGCGCAAGATCGGCACGACGACGATCATGGTCACGCACGATCAATCGGAAGCGCTGTCGATCAGCGATCGCGTGGTCGTGATGGAGGCCGGGCGCATCACGCAGACGGATACGCCATACCGCGCGTACGAACGCCCGGAGAACCCTTTCGTGTCGCAGTTCATCGGCAAGGCCAACCTGCTGCCCGGCACGATCGTCGCGCACGACGGCGATGCGATCCGGATCGACCTCGGCCACGATCTCGCGGAAACGGGGCGCACCGCGCATTTGCCCGCGCGCGAGCGCGACGTGCGCATCGGCGATGCCGTGTCGGTTTGCATCCGTCCCGAGAAATTGCGGCTGTGCGCGCCCGGCGCCGGCCGCTTCGCCGCGACCGTCACGAGCCGCTTCTTCCTCGGCAGCCAGTGGCTGTACCGCGTCGACAGCGCGCTCGGCGAAGTGCTCGTGTGCTGCCAGAACGAAGGCGCCGAGCCGCTCGCGGAGGGTGCACCGGTCGGCGTCGACTGGCACAGCGACGCGGTGCGCGTGATGCGCCGGGAGGCCTGA
- a CDS encoding ABC transporter permease gives MRKNGPFALAFHTLVILFVLAPLAIVVLVAFTPDETLTLPTHGLSLRWFRAILDYPDFVTAFANSVKLAFASATLSLAIALPAGLAIGRATFPGRAFLNGLLLSPLVIPGLVLGIALLRFFALIGATGSFAWLVAAHVIVVTPFVMRLVLASVAGLDRSVEHAACSLGADPWTTFRRITLPMIVPGITGGWLLAFINSFDELTMSIFVTSPQTVALPVRMYMYATESIDPMMASVSTLVIFITAGAMLLLDRVYGLNRILIGQH, from the coding sequence ATGAGAAAGAACGGCCCCTTCGCGCTCGCGTTCCACACGCTCGTGATCCTGTTCGTGCTCGCGCCGCTCGCGATCGTCGTACTGGTCGCGTTCACGCCGGACGAGACGCTGACGCTGCCCACGCACGGTCTGTCGCTGCGCTGGTTCCGCGCGATTCTCGACTATCCGGACTTCGTCACCGCGTTCGCGAACAGCGTGAAGCTCGCGTTCGCATCGGCCACGCTGTCGCTCGCGATCGCATTGCCGGCAGGGCTCGCAATCGGCCGCGCGACGTTTCCAGGCCGTGCGTTCCTGAACGGGCTGCTGCTGTCGCCGCTCGTGATCCCCGGTCTCGTGCTCGGCATCGCGCTGCTTCGCTTCTTCGCGCTGATCGGCGCGACCGGCTCGTTCGCGTGGCTGGTGGCCGCGCACGTGATCGTCGTCACGCCGTTCGTGATGCGGCTCGTGCTCGCATCCGTCGCGGGGCTCGACCGCAGCGTCGAGCACGCTGCGTGCTCGCTCGGCGCCGATCCGTGGACGACGTTCCGCCGCATCACGCTGCCGATGATCGTGCCCGGCATTACCGGGGGCTGGCTGCTCGCGTTCATCAACAGCTTCGACGAACTGACGATGTCGATCTTCGTCACGTCGCCGCAAACGGTCGCGCTGCCGGTGCGCATGTACATGTACGCGACCGAATCGATCGATCCGATGATGGCGTCGGTATCGACGCTCGTCATCTTCATCACGGCCGGCGCGATGCTGCTGCTTGATCGCGTGTACGGCCTGAACCGCATTCTGATCGGCCAACATTGA
- a CDS encoding NAD(P)/FAD-dependent oxidoreductase — protein sequence MNERRHYDVAIVGGGLVGASAALALAQRGLRVALFERRDCGAQASGVNYGGVRCQGRPVEQLPLALRARRIWSRLPELIGIDGEFVVSGHLRLARSDADLDALDAYATLAGEHGLPLQVMRGDAFRRRYPWLGRAALGGSLCATDGHANPRIVSPAFARAARAAGADVFEHTPVDDVRHDGTRFHVDAGGRACTATWLINSAGAWANTIAGRFGEAVPMEPIYPNMWVTEPLPPFITHNLGVYGGGVYARQVARGNCVIGGGRGRGDGEFGQPSVDTTRAAMRDACALLPALRDALLIRTWSGVEGCTPDHNPVIGASGTTPNLLHAFGFSGGGFLLAPGVGDVLADLVTTGETATPLDAFSIGRFAPRATPTGPFRQEETQR from the coding sequence ATGAATGAGCGCCGCCACTACGATGTCGCGATCGTCGGCGGCGGGCTTGTCGGCGCATCCGCCGCGCTCGCGCTCGCGCAACGCGGGCTGCGCGTCGCGCTGTTCGAGCGCCGCGATTGCGGCGCGCAGGCAAGCGGCGTGAACTACGGTGGCGTGCGCTGCCAGGGCCGTCCCGTCGAACAGCTGCCGCTCGCGCTGCGCGCGCGGCGCATCTGGAGCCGCCTGCCCGAGCTGATCGGCATCGACGGCGAGTTCGTCGTGTCCGGTCATTTGCGTCTCGCGCGCAGCGACGCCGACCTCGACGCGCTCGACGCGTACGCGACGCTCGCCGGCGAGCACGGCCTGCCGCTGCAGGTGATGCGCGGCGACGCGTTCCGCCGCCGCTATCCGTGGCTGGGCCGTGCGGCGCTCGGCGGCTCGCTGTGCGCGACCGACGGACACGCGAACCCGCGCATCGTGTCGCCCGCATTCGCGCGTGCGGCCCGCGCGGCCGGCGCCGACGTGTTCGAGCACACGCCGGTCGACGACGTCCGGCACGACGGCACGCGTTTCCATGTGGATGCCGGCGGCCGTGCATGCACCGCGACGTGGCTGATCAACTCGGCCGGCGCGTGGGCGAACACGATCGCCGGGCGCTTCGGCGAGGCCGTGCCGATGGAGCCGATCTACCCGAACATGTGGGTGACCGAACCGCTGCCGCCGTTCATCACGCACAACCTCGGCGTGTATGGCGGCGGCGTGTATGCGCGGCAGGTCGCGCGCGGCAACTGCGTGATCGGCGGCGGCCGCGGCCGCGGCGACGGCGAATTCGGCCAGCCGTCGGTCGACACGACGCGCGCGGCGATGCGCGACGCGTGCGCGCTGTTGCCCGCGCTGCGCGACGCATTGCTGATCCGCACGTGGAGCGGCGTCGAAGGCTGCACGCCCGACCACAACCCGGTCATCGGCGCGAGCGGCACCACGCCGAACCTGCTGCATGCGTTCGGATTTTCCGGCGGCGGCTTCCTGCTCGCACCGGGCGTCGGCGACGTGCTCGCCGATCTCGTCACGACCGGCGAAACCGCCACCCCGCTCGATGCTTTCTCGATCGGCCGCTTCGCACCGCGAGCGACGCCGACCGGCCCTTTCCGTCAAGAGGAGACCCAAAGATGA